In the Arachis stenosperma cultivar V10309 chromosome 8, arast.V10309.gnm1.PFL2, whole genome shotgun sequence genome, CGTGTAACACTTTGGTAGTGAACAGCACACAACACATTCTAGTTTCTCTGAAAATGACAACAAACTGTTAAATGCTATTTGCTTATTGGAGTTGGCAAAAGACTTCGatagatttatttattttgaatgtAAAATGTGGAAAATTTGTCACTCttcatttgaaaaaaaaaaaaaaattttaaagttcaAGTACACTATGAGAATTATATTGCTTATACTAAGTGCTTCTTCGACGTCactaaatcaataaaaaatatattattttaatattattttattatttttttagtatatttagtaaatttttaataataaaaataaaagtattaaaaaattaaaaaaacatttttttgagaagttacactttatattttttttaaaagatttttttaaaaaaaatatttttcacataataaataaacaaaaaaatacttttatcttattttatctaaacataattaatagataaaaaattttttttacataaaatatccaaacataaaatcaCTTTAACTTTtgtaaaagatcttttaaaaaaatatatttttggagAATAACGCCCAAACAAaatctaattatatatattcactgaattttaatatattttaaatattacaaTTTCTTCTTTATAAAAATCAGAAgtctttaacaaaaaatattgaatatcTTTGACATTaaggatttaaaaattttctttctaaattaacttataacttatttttctctattaaaattaactttacataaaatataatataattttccATAAGATCTCATTACTTTTGATTTTTACCAAGAAAAAAAACTCTTAATGTTCTTATCAGGCTAGGCctgtttttaaattttcatgGCCCAATTTTTTGAAACCagactaaaaaaaaaaacaaatcatcttcttctccaaaaattgacctaaaaataaaaataaaaataaaatttagtttacCAGCTGAAAGCAGCAGGTTGTGAAATTGATATTTGATTGTGTGAATTGAATTGTTTGATAGGGAAGATGAACATAAAAAAGGGTGAGATTGAGAAGGTGAATTGGAAGAATTTGAGTTACAGTGAATTTGTGGAGAGATTCATGCAAAAAAACCAACCTTTGTTGCTCAATGGATTCTCGGAACATCACAATTGGAGAGCTTCAGTTGATTGGGTCACCCCTCTTGGCCACCccaattttcaatttttctccACAAATTTTGGGGATTCCAAAGTTCAGGTACATTATTCATTGCTTCTCTTGTTCAGTGCAATGTTATCAAATTCAAACCCTTGAGCTAATATTAGGtgcccaattttatttattttttactttaaagTTGATTCAAGTTTTATCTAAGTTTGTGGAGTTTAGGTGAACTCTTGAATTTGATTACCTTGATTATTAAATGATTAGTTGATTGTAATTGGGTAGCAAGAGGAGTTTGTGTTGGTACTTGGGAATATGTATTGTTGTGctttcttttttgtgttttttgggAATTTTAGTTTTTGTTGGATGTAATATAGTAAGGACAAAGGATGATTGTAATAAAAATGGAATGAATTTGATTCCTAAAAGTAAAAATGGTGAATGGCTATAATCTTTTGTGCTTTGTTTTGTTGTTTGAGATTTGGTTTCTTAGATATGGTTGATTATTGATTAGTTATTATGGATGATTATAATCAAATGGTCTGAATTGGATTCCTTAAAGTGGAAAAAAAAGGGTTGGTGAATACTGAATAGCAATAATGAGTCAATTTGTTTGTGCTTGTCAAAGGGAAGGTTGCAGATTGTGACACAAGAGAGTTCACCGATCAGAAAAGGGAGGAGATGCTGGTTTCGGAGTTTATAGGACGTTGCCTTCAAGATGTTGAAGGTTCTGCAGTCCAATGTAGCAATAGTCACTCTGTACCGTATTTGAAGGATTGGCATTTTGTAAAGGTATGCCCTATGGAGCTGGAGCCTAGTCTATGTTTCTGATATGCATGTCATCATTGAAGTTCCACCGTGTGGGTTTTGGTCCCTGCTAAAAAATTTAGAGATAAACTTTGTGTAATAACCTGAATTGAAATTCGGAAATACATGCTTGAGTCTTTTTATCTCGCCCTATTTTTGAGGGGACACCAAACTCTCCAGAAAAGTTAGTATTTTATGTTGTCTCATTCTCAAACATGGCATCATTCATATATCAATATGAGACTCTGATTAGTGAATGAAATAAGGAAGCCTTTCAGCAGGGTTCGTCATGCATTTTGTATGACAAAAATTAAGTGTTTATCATTCTCGTTCACTTTGTATCTTTTCATTAAGGCTCTGGTGCAATTAAATAGGACTGTCACCGTTGCTTTCCTTGACTTGTAGTCAATAAAGTTTTTGgctgtttgttttactatttatttatagTGCAACCTTCCTATATATCAAGTTGTGAATCTGTGTTCTGTGACCTAGTAGCTTCTTTATATAATAAACACACAGCATTAGCAAGAACAAACAGAAGTTAACAGGTGACTATTTGTCTTATTGGCATGGAGAATCCTCTCCTTACATCAGATTCAGAGGCTCAGAGCTTTTAGGTGTTATATATTCTTGCTTTTGCAGATGACATTTTCCTCACTGGTTTCGTCTTTTCTTTCTCTGGCAGGAGTATCCAGAATATGTAGCTTATAAAACTCCAATGTTCTTTTGTGATGATTGGCTTAACCTGTATCTTGACAACTACAGAATGCATACTGATTCTGACACATACCAAGAAAATAACGAAATATGTTGCTCTGACTATCGTTTTGTATACATGGGAGTTAAAGGTTCGATTGGTCTAGTAGCAACTAATGTCAGATGATTATGTACTAATCTTACCACTATTAACCTCTAGCTTTTTATTCTTCTCGCAGGATCTTGGACTCCTCTTCATGCCGATGTTTTCCGGTCATATAGCTGGTCGGCAAATGTTTGCGGAAAAAAGAGATGGCTTTTTCTAGATCCTTCCCAACATCATCTTGTATTTGACAGGTATGAATGCATTTCTTTTGTCAAATACAAACTAATGATGTTGTTTCAGAAGACATTGATCCCAATGAGACAACACTTGGTTGTTGTTTCAAAATACTTTATGAATTGTTTTGTACATAGTTGTCAGAGCTAAGTTGCTTTCAACTTTTATTTAGGAATATGAAAAATTGTGTATATAATATCTTTGATGAAGTATCTGACTCAAAATTTCCTGGTTTCAAAAAGGTAAATTTTAGCTCTTCATCTTGTCGTAAATCCTATTTATTCCGAGAAACTTCTGCATTAGCCTTTAGCAATTTGCCCATGTATGCAGGCTATCTGGTTAGAATGCTTGCAAGAAGCAGGTGAAACTATATTTGTTCCCAGTGGATGGTACCATCAAGTTCATAATTTGGTATGCCCTAGCTTCTTATGTTTATTGATGTTATACACTTATACCCTCTTGCTTTTGAAATCGTTTCCTACAATCCCTTTAAAGTTGGAATTTtttatggaccaaataaagtaATGCTTCTGTTGGGATCACTTAGCTCACATTGTTTACTCCCCTGTTTAAAAAGATGTCGATTGCATTAGATGGTAGAGGCAGCAATATAGCTAGCTTCTGAAAGATGGAGTTTTGAAGCATATTCACGGATCAATATGGTTTCtttttagcttttttttttttttccagttttttcaattttcaaagtTTGTGAAGAAAAATGCAAAAAGAATATAATCATGTTTTCTTAACAAAATCCTAATACCAAAATCACTGAACATgaaagcagaaacagaatatGCCTTAGATTTTTTATTCTAAACAAGAATCATCAGATGAACCTATCAAGGATATTTTAGATGATGTGATCATTAAATGGTATTTCTTAACATTTCAGGAGGATACAATATCTATAAACCACAACTGGTTCAATGCGTATAACCTTTCATGGGTGGTAAGTTGAACAATGTGATTAACTACATGTGTGGGAGTCAAATTTAAAGAGAAATATATAATTAACTAAATTTGCATCATAATTTTCTGTACTATTATAGTGGAATTTACTTTTGAGGGACTACAACGAGGCCAACGAATACATAGAAGACATCAAGGATGTATGTGAGGATTTCGAAGGTCTTTGCCAGCGCAATCTTGCTGCTAACACGGGTATTAATGGCATAATCAGTTATCATTCaaagatttatttatttcattgaaaaagaaatttctGATAATTCAATTACGGATAAAGGGACACATATTTTCTGATTAATAGTAGTggtgttgttattattatttgaaacaGGGATGAACTTTTATGACTTCTTTACTTTCATATCACGCTTCACCTTGGCCAACATTGTCTTGCTTTGTTATATAAATGGAAGACATGGAAATATCACTCAAATCTCATCAACAATAGCTCAGCAtttattgatgaatcttggatCCACAAGGAAGGTTGCATTGGAGATGAAAGACAGGCATGCTCTAAAAGGAAATCAGGATCGCGCTGTGGACATTATAGAAACACTTGAAGATCCTAGGTTTTGCAAATTGTGCATGGATATAGGAAGAACATATGCAATGATACATGAAGAGTCTCATTTGTCCTTTGATTTCGAGAGCGCTTCGGCTGGTGAAATAGCGGATCTCACTGTTTTGAAAGCATACACTTCATCTGAGTTCTACACACCTGAAGATCTTGTTGAATTTATAGACAATGCTGTTGCAGAACATGGTGACTGTTACATCAACTCATCTGTAATATAACCATGATGGCATGATCAATGCGTTCCAAAGTTCATATTTGATAAGTAATACCATGTTCGATTTTCCGTTTAGAAAGCTGCAAACCATGGTTGGGCAAAAGCTACACTCTTCTCGGAGTCCTCACTACTGTTGCGAGGACTCCTTTGATCAACGATCTATAAGAACTTCTGTAAGCACTCGATGAGCCTATCGGCATCACTAGCCTCTTTCTACATGCCATGGTTTTGAAGTTCTAAACGAAAAACGATGTTACGGTTGCACATGAAGTAGGATCCAGCAACTGCATTCTTACAATTTTTAACTGACCCTTTTGGAACTTGTCCATGTTTGAGTAATCTATACTCATTACTGTGTTTAACTGATCCATCTTGCTTATTCCGCATTTCATGCTACATTTAAATTCTTAATAGTTTTTGTTTGTCTTTCATGAGTTACCCTGCTTTCTTATGTGGTCCATGTTTCAGAAACCAATGCTTCCTTGATGTCAAGCTCTCAATGTTTCTGtaatgagagagagaaaaagagttGTTTGGTGAAGTCCTAGAAAACTAGGGAGTTGAAGCCTATTATGTGTTTCCTGAAGTAGTGTGATTTTGAAGGAAGGTTAGTAAGATTCTCACCCAAGATCTCATAGGGATACCTACACATTTGGTgttttgttattaattattaaaatatttgcACGGTAGCATCAAAGATacgaatttaattttgatgcactgtcAGTGTAAAGTAGTTTTACATGTGCATCCAATTACATAATGTCACATCAGTAAAAAATAACTACCTTTCACATTAATCGCGCGAATGGTCATACAAAAGAACGGATGTAATTGTACGACTGTGTAAAATGCTTTACATTGtctatacattaaaattaaactctaaagATATACACATAAAATTTGCTTGAATTAGTAATTTTCTGTTATTGAGATTCGAGAGGAACAACTTTTAGGGTTAAAAGCTGAAACATTTGAATTGAACTGAAGTAGACTagcactttttattttatatatgcaCTTGTCTTTTTGAAAATGAGGGCATGGTAGGGGACCTTCATGTGTCACTCACACATGAAACATAGAAGTGTCAATTCTTAGCTCTTGGGTAAATAAACCCTagtcaatttctttcttttttgtctGGTGTGAATCATCTAAGAATAGTAAATAAAATGATGCATTGCTGACATTGACTCTCACCTTTTGTTGTGTGTTACTACTAGTCTACTACTACTGGTTTAGATTGAGAATGATGCTTCtttagttaatatttaaaaaatattgttaaaattaaagttaattttttcaaaattttagtaacacttaattattttatttttcaaaataaaaaataatattaaataataaaaaatgttctttTGTTTTAGCAACACTTTAAAAAATGTTGTTAAAACTTTATAGTTAGGATAGTCACTATATCTATAGGCACTATATATGTGTCtctaaggtagcgtttgtttgtAGAGACATGACAGAACAGGACACTGAGACAAAGACAATAGGACAGAGAcattaaaaattatgttttgtGTATCGTGTTTGGATACAATGGATAGGACACTAATGTAATGTCCAGTATTATGTTTGGATACACATGgacaagactaaaatattatataaaatgactaaaatagccatgtgattccaaattttttagtataaactaatttaataaataatgagAGTACGTAGGAGTACAGACAGTGggaacttgaaaaaaatatttgaagcagtacaaaattttaataaaaaattatataatagtatttatattaaaataaaatttataaatataattattttttttaaatttattattaatatgtaggaatacatatggttaatattaacaaaaaaaatatgagtttgattaataaaaaatttcatttaggttaataagccaaattaattttaaatacaaaatcagttttaaaaaaagaatctatttttaaatggaaaaaaattaatttttgcacataaaaatctatttttatttaaaaaattaatttttttatctaaaattttatttttcttttcaaaaaattaatttttctttaaattatataaaatcaattacaatttataaattattttttagcattttaaaatatcaattttacttttataatatttatcttttaaaagtcTTCAgactaattatttttgttattatttttattacaaatcaaataatataatataaggtTAAAATGATGTTGAAGTAAGaatgataagaaaaaagaaattatccagtccaataaaaatttttataaaaaggagagagtacctgagaaaaaagagaaagaaaaagaacgtAGAGATAGAAAAAGAACATGGAGTAAAAAAAGTACTTTCTGAGAACAACACAAAATAGGAAAAATAAGAAGGGGTAACagtggaataataaaaaatagcaccatggacaaaaaagaaaaaaaattcataaaaatagtcTGTGTCTCTCTTCCAAATCTCGTGTCCATCATTGTCCTTCGTAAAAGAGTGGAcacaaaagtataaaaaacTGTGCCAGAGACAATATATTCAGTGTCCATGTCTTTGCTTCCAAACGCTTTTTAAGAATGTGTTGTTCATGTCTCTGTGTCCTGTCTccgaaaacaaacgctacctaatgGACTTGACATTGTTATAATATGTTAAACACGTTCTTAAAATTATCATCAAGCCAAAGTTCAGAACAAgacaaaattattattattatgaaatgTTTTTTCCCAATATCCTAATACATAGCATGATGCCTTCATATTTGTTCATTGGAAAGCACAATATCGGATTGAAAACAATTGTTGCAATTAATTGGTCTTGGTTCACTGacctaaaaaaattattttaaattttctttccCATTGCAACATTCGTAGTAGTAGTTTCTATGacatattaaaatattcttttCAGTTTTTCAACTCTTATAGAGGGATgcaatttgaaaaataataatagaatataGCATAGAAGGTTGAATAGCCAAGTCTTTGATATTTCCATAATACTTGTTTGTTGATCCTCCACATGATTTTCAGCTGTTAGATACATAAAAAATTTGCATTGGTTTTTTTATGTGGAAAATTCATAATGTTAGTCAAATTCAATTTCATCATTCACTATGTTTAAGATAAGATCTCTTTAAACAAAGAAATAGTAACAGCTAGGAAGAATTGGAAAAATCAAACTTGAACTGTCACTAATTAAATTGTTAgtcaagaataaaaacaaaactaaTTATTCTATAGATTATCACTAAAGCATGTGAAGCATGCAATGAAAAAAGTAAAACCCTAGAAAgtgagacaaaaagaaaaaaaaaagacacacACACATAGAGAAAccatcaaaaataattttacactaTCAATTAATCTACAGAATTTGCAACTAACCATTATAATTTGATAGTGTAAAgttattttatcatataaacCCACGTTTAGCGACGGTCTCAAAGCAATAATACAGAAGCATTGCGAAATACACATATTTAAGAAAAGAACAAATTTTCTCTAGAAAGAAAAACTCATATACAGTTGTCTTCATGTGAGATTGATACTAAATTTTCATCTGACGATTTTCAATTATCGACTGTACATGAAGACAACTGTATATGCGTCTCCATCTTTTTCTCTATTTCTACTGTTTCAACGTCTACGTATTATGTCACAGGACAATTACCAAACGCGGTGTGAATGCATATAAATTCGACATTTGTATATGTTTCAAGGACATCGGACATTTCGTCCGGGACCTCCATAATAAAAGTAATGTCCCCAAAcattgttgcttccttgcctaatGTCATAGCAATTAGAATGATCTGCTAATTGGTGAATGTTTGAGAGAGGTAGCAAGTTGTTGTCCCAATCAACAATTTGCAAGTTCCTAAAATATGCtgcttttctaaaaccttcacCAGCAAAGTGGCCACTCCCCATCTGAGTTCCAGTGTGGTAACCCCTTGAACGAGAGTTCACAATTTCTCCACCAAATTGAACCATGCTTGCATGGCTTCTTAAGTGGCTAAACATGGTTGCTGGCCAGTAACCAACTAATAACCCTGAACCAAATTCCAGCCACCAGTGTCCATGTCTTGGATCCTACACACACACAATAGAGGGTTATTTAATTTAAACATGTTAATTGGACACCAAAGGTCGGTCACTAATCGGTTACAGCATATAGAAATACGTATTTGGAATATCATAAATTTTAGAGGAAACGACAAATAGGTCTCTGACCTTTAAtctcaaaagtaaataagtcaTTTACTaattgaaaatacaaaaacatCTCTCACTTTCTAAAACGTGAGACATCTAATCCCTCTGGAGAACCTAtttgtttttatatattttggacaaagagacttaaatgtctcgtatttagaaaataaaaaatgtttttgtattttttaattagtcaGAGAATTATGTGTCTTTGAATTATAAAGTTAGGGACgttttttattatattactatATACAAGTTTGATTATTTAGTTGGAGAAATGTGTGaattaatacataaatataCTTGCTGATTTAGTGATTggtatttagtatattttaaaaatttgtatacTTCATTTAGCACTAATAGAAACAAAAATAGGATAatgcaaaattattaattactttttctCTTCCCTTTAGCCTATTGTGATATTTTATTTAGATAGATTAATTTAATGATTTGTATTGCTTGCATTGTTTCTATACTTCATGAGTTGCCATGAATTCTATTAACAATGTTCAAtttgtttttcctttcttggtaaAATGTCTTACTTTAAGATGGTTGTTTGTCATTATTGATAAAACAAAACTTAATTTTGTTaagttatatttataataattttcatAATTACTAAGTAAAGAAAATGCTAAatacttattattaatttatttatttatcatgaGTAGTAAAAAGAATATAGCTTTTTTTTCTAAAGTTAAGAGTGAGAGTTGAATCCGCGACCTCTAGGTGAATATGAAAAAattatgtcatttgaattataactcgtttgacaataaaaaaaagtaaaattgatccaagatatattaattaaaataatattaatgaaACATAAG is a window encoding:
- the LOC130945198 gene encoding arginine-specific demethylase JMJ20 isoform X2; its protein translation is MLVSEFIGRCLQDVEGSAVQCSNSHSVPYLKDWHFVKEYPEYVAYKTPMFFCDDWLNLYLDNYRMHTDSDTYQENNEICCSDYRFVYMGVKGSWTPLHADVFRSYSWSANVCGKKRWLFLDPSQHHLVFDRNMKNCVYNIFDEVSDSKFPGFKKAIWLECLQEAGETIFVPSGWYHQVHNLEDTISINHNWFNAYNLSWVWNLLLRDYNEANEYIEDIKDVCEDFEGLCQRNLAANTGMNFYDFFTFISRFTLANIVLLCYINGRHGNITQISSTIAQHLLMNLGSTRKVALEMKDRHALKGNQDRAVDIIETLEDPRFCKLCMDIGRTYAMIHEESHLSFDFESASAGEIADLTVLKAYTSSEFYTPEDLVEFIDNAVAEHGDCYINSSVI
- the LOC130945198 gene encoding arginine-specific demethylase JMJ20 isoform X1; protein product: MNIKKGEIEKVNWKNLSYSEFVERFMQKNQPLLLNGFSEHHNWRASVDWVTPLGHPNFQFFSTNFGDSKVQVADCDTREFTDQKREEMLVSEFIGRCLQDVEGSAVQCSNSHSVPYLKDWHFVKEYPEYVAYKTPMFFCDDWLNLYLDNYRMHTDSDTYQENNEICCSDYRFVYMGVKGSWTPLHADVFRSYSWSANVCGKKRWLFLDPSQHHLVFDRNMKNCVYNIFDEVSDSKFPGFKKAIWLECLQEAGETIFVPSGWYHQVHNLEDTISINHNWFNAYNLSWVWNLLLRDYNEANEYIEDIKDVCEDFEGLCQRNLAANTGMNFYDFFTFISRFTLANIVLLCYINGRHGNITQISSTIAQHLLMNLGSTRKVALEMKDRHALKGNQDRAVDIIETLEDPRFCKLCMDIGRTYAMIHEESHLSFDFESASAGEIADLTVLKAYTSSEFYTPEDLVEFIDNAVAEHGDCYINSSVI